Proteins encoded in a region of the Leopardus geoffroyi isolate Oge1 chromosome E2, O.geoffroyi_Oge1_pat1.0, whole genome shotgun sequence genome:
- the ENKD1 gene encoding enkurin domain-containing protein 1 gives MCEGPSRISGPIPPDPTLFPDYYRRPASAQGRLEGNALKLDLVTSDLELDATPPRGPRIGPGARQILNRGRHGIGGVLLQFGGISLSPGASSKRKDPKDYEKENLKRIREIQKRFREQERSREQGQPRPLKALWRSPKYDKVESRVKAQLQEPSPASGTEPTHFLRAHSRCGPGIPPPRAPSPQLNPPGPNAKGPGLDVDFISHNARTAKRAPRRHSRSLQVLAQVLEQQRQAQEHYNTTQKGHVPHYLLQRRDLWRREAEARQHSQPDPAMPPGHTCMPENQRLETLSNLLQSQSQLLRELVLLPAGADSLRAQGHHAELEQKLVQVEEAIKIFSRPKVFVKMDV, from the exons ATGTGCGAGGGCCCGTCCCGTATCTCGGGGCCAATCCCCCCAGACCCTACGCTCTTCCCTGACTACTACCGGCGGCCGGCCTCGG CCCAAGGACGCCTTGAGGGAAACGCGCTGAAGCTGGACCTGGTCACTTCGGACCTCGAATTGGACGCCACACCTCCGCGCGGTCCCCGCATAGGTCCTGGAGCCAGACAGATCCTGAACCGTGGCAGGCATGGCATCGGAGGAGTGCTGCTGCAATTTGGGGGCATCTCCCTAAGCCCAGGGGCCTCTTCCAAGA GGAAGGACCCTAAAGACTATGAGAAGGAGAACCTGAAGCGGATCAGAGAGATTCAGAAGCGCTTCCGTGAGCAGGAGCGCAGCCGGGAGCAGGGCCAGCCCAGGCCGCTGAAGGCTCTGTGGCGTTCACCCAAATATGACAAGGTGGAGTCCCGGGTCAAGGCCCAGCTGCAG gagcccagcccagcctctggAACAGAGCCCACCCACTTCCTTCGTGCACACTCCCGCTGTGGCCCTGGGATCCCACCACCCCGTGCCCCCAGTCCTCAGCTAAACCCACCAGGCCCCAATGCTAAG GGGCCAGGCCTGGATGTGGACTTCATTAGCCACAATGCCCGCACTGCCAAGAGGGCCCCCCGGCGGCATTCCCGCTCCCTGCAGGTCCTGGCACAAGTGCTGGAGCAGCAACGGCAAGCCCAAGAGCACTACAACACCACGCAGAAGGGTCACGTACCCCATTA CTTGTTGCAACGCAGGGATCTGTGGCGGAGGGAGGCTGAGGCCCGCCAGCATAGCCAGCCGGACCCTGCCATGCCCCCTGGTCACACTTGCATGCCTGAGAACCAGCGGCTGGAGACACTGAGCAATCTGCTCCAGA GCCAGAGCCAGTTGCTACGTGAGCTGGTGCTGCTGCCTGCTGGGGCAGACTCACTGAGGGCCCAGGGACACCATGCTGAGCTGGAACAGAAGCTGGTGCAGGTAGAGGAGGCCATCAAGATCTTTTCCCGCCCCAAGGTCTTTGTGAAGATGGATGTCTGA
- the CE2H16orf86 gene encoding uncharacterized protein C16orf86 homolog isoform X1 yields MADQCLVPHYEACQTLGEDKCPTVQVSEPELQEERLKLKEERLKPEVESLEERGPPRPMASIVRPSPGPKRKPVNLPGPSHQVHPKAEAEMPQGLPPQREEPEGSQTEPSPSAKQHKKAKKRKSLGAPVLPAVASTVSAPPETLGLEPPALPWLFAGKAQRLRPLYQYINYCNPELNQAGEGDREAEVDVEPELELALVPEEAGVEQLQALLPVTGELGSGLTLPCPSTFVSPTHALAPLGEEVGEEPGCLPKLGISGRLKAEVDKSTQVDIDKMLSVCAAPLVPPLSPQYK; encoded by the exons ATGGCAGACCAGTGCCTGGTACCACACTATGAGGCTTGCCAGACCCTGGGTGAAGACAAGTGCCCAACAGTCCAAGTCTCAGAGCCAGAGCTCCAGGAGGAACGACTCAAGCTGAAGGAAGAGAGGCTCAAGCCAGAGGTGGAGTCACTAGAGGAGAGAGGCCCTCCCAGGCCTATGGCCTCCATTGTGAGGCCCAGTCCTGGTCCGAAGAGGAAGCCAGTCAA cctcccagggccTAGCCACCAAGTCCATCCCAAAGCTGAAGCTGAGATGCCACAGGGGCTGCCACCGCAGAGGGAGGAGCCAGAGGGTAGCCAGACTGAGCCCTCACCATCTGCCAAACAGCACAAAAAAGCCAAGAAGCGCAAGAGTCTGGGAGCTCCAGTGCTCCCAGCTGTGGCCAGCACAGTGTCTGCACCTCCAGAGACCTTGGGGCTGGAGC cccctgccctgccctggctgtTTGCAGGAAAGGCCCAGCGCCTGCGGCCCCTGTACCAGTACATCAACTATTGCAATCCTGAGCTGAatcaggcaggggagggggacagggaggctGAGGTGGACGTGGAGCCTGAGTTGGAGTTGGCCCTGGTCCCCGAGGAGGCAGGTGTGGAGCAACTGCAGGCTTTGCTGCCCGTGACAGGTGAGCTGGGGTCAGGCCTCACTCTGCCCTGCCCCAGTACATTCGTGTCCCCCACCCATGCACTGGCTCCCCTGGGAGAGGAGGTTGGAGAAGAGCCAGGGTGTTTGCCCAAGTTGGGGATCAGTGGCCGCCTCAAGGCTGAGGTGGATAAGTCAACCCAGGTGGACATTGATAAGATGCTGAGTGTTTGTGCCGCCCCACTTGTACCTCCACTCTCTCCTCAGTACAAGTGA
- the CE2H16orf86 gene encoding uncharacterized protein C16orf86 homolog isoform X3, whose protein sequence is MADQCLVPHYEACQTLGEDKCPTVQVSEPELQEERLKLKEERLKPEVESLEERGPPRPMASIVRPSPGPKRKPVNLPGPSHQVHPKAEAEMPQGLPPQREEPEGSQTEPSPSAKQHKKAKKRKSLGAPVLPAVASTVSAPPETLGLEPPALPWLFAGKAQRLRPLYQYINYCNPELNQAGEGDREAEVDVEPELELALVPEEAGVEQLQALLPVTVQVTFPPPLESPLLPSPNQSSSLGLRRRGKFGPSPYLGPWTY, encoded by the exons ATGGCAGACCAGTGCCTGGTACCACACTATGAGGCTTGCCAGACCCTGGGTGAAGACAAGTGCCCAACAGTCCAAGTCTCAGAGCCAGAGCTCCAGGAGGAACGACTCAAGCTGAAGGAAGAGAGGCTCAAGCCAGAGGTGGAGTCACTAGAGGAGAGAGGCCCTCCCAGGCCTATGGCCTCCATTGTGAGGCCCAGTCCTGGTCCGAAGAGGAAGCCAGTCAA cctcccagggccTAGCCACCAAGTCCATCCCAAAGCTGAAGCTGAGATGCCACAGGGGCTGCCACCGCAGAGGGAGGAGCCAGAGGGTAGCCAGACTGAGCCCTCACCATCTGCCAAACAGCACAAAAAAGCCAAGAAGCGCAAGAGTCTGGGAGCTCCAGTGCTCCCAGCTGTGGCCAGCACAGTGTCTGCACCTCCAGAGACCTTGGGGCTGGAGC cccctgccctgccctggctgtTTGCAGGAAAGGCCCAGCGCCTGCGGCCCCTGTACCAGTACATCAACTATTGCAATCCTGAGCTGAatcaggcaggggagggggacagggaggctGAGGTGGACGTGGAGCCTGAGTTGGAGTTGGCCCTGGTCCCCGAGGAGGCAGGTGTGGAGCAACTGCAGGCTTTGCTGCCCGTGACAG TACAAGTGACTTTCCCGCCTCCACTGGAGTCTCCCCTTCTCCCAAGCCCAAACCAGAGCAGCAGCCTAGGCCTCAGGAGGAGGGGAAAATTTGGCCCTTCTCCCTACTTGGGGCCTTGGACttactga
- the CE2H16orf86 gene encoding uncharacterized protein C16orf86 homolog isoform X2 produces the protein MADQCLVPHYEACQTLGEDKCPTVQVSEPELQEERLKLKEERLKPEVESLEERGPPRPMASIVRPSPGPKRKPVNLPGPSHQVHPKAEAEMPQGLPPQREEPEGSQTEPSPSAKQHKKAKKRKSLGAPVLPAVASTVSAPPETLGLERKAQRLRPLYQYINYCNPELNQAGEGDREAEVDVEPELELALVPEEAGVEQLQALLPVTGELGSGLTLPCPSTFVSPTHALAPLGEEVGEEPGCLPKLGISGRLKAEVDKSTQVDIDKMLSVCAAPLVPPLSPQYK, from the exons ATGGCAGACCAGTGCCTGGTACCACACTATGAGGCTTGCCAGACCCTGGGTGAAGACAAGTGCCCAACAGTCCAAGTCTCAGAGCCAGAGCTCCAGGAGGAACGACTCAAGCTGAAGGAAGAGAGGCTCAAGCCAGAGGTGGAGTCACTAGAGGAGAGAGGCCCTCCCAGGCCTATGGCCTCCATTGTGAGGCCCAGTCCTGGTCCGAAGAGGAAGCCAGTCAA cctcccagggccTAGCCACCAAGTCCATCCCAAAGCTGAAGCTGAGATGCCACAGGGGCTGCCACCGCAGAGGGAGGAGCCAGAGGGTAGCCAGACTGAGCCCTCACCATCTGCCAAACAGCACAAAAAAGCCAAGAAGCGCAAGAGTCTGGGAGCTCCAGTGCTCCCAGCTGTGGCCAGCACAGTGTCTGCACCTCCAGAGACCTTGGGGCTGGAGC GAAAGGCCCAGCGCCTGCGGCCCCTGTACCAGTACATCAACTATTGCAATCCTGAGCTGAatcaggcaggggagggggacagggaggctGAGGTGGACGTGGAGCCTGAGTTGGAGTTGGCCCTGGTCCCCGAGGAGGCAGGTGTGGAGCAACTGCAGGCTTTGCTGCCCGTGACAGGTGAGCTGGGGTCAGGCCTCACTCTGCCCTGCCCCAGTACATTCGTGTCCCCCACCCATGCACTGGCTCCCCTGGGAGAGGAGGTTGGAGAAGAGCCAGGGTGTTTGCCCAAGTTGGGGATCAGTGGCCGCCTCAAGGCTGAGGTGGATAAGTCAACCCAGGTGGACATTGATAAGATGCTGAGTGTTTGTGCCGCCCCACTTGTACCTCCACTCTCTCCTCAGTACAAGTGA